In one Ananas comosus cultivar F153 linkage group 12, ASM154086v1, whole genome shotgun sequence genomic region, the following are encoded:
- the LOC109718359 gene encoding phosphatidylinositol/phosphatidylcholine transfer protein SFH9-like isoform X2, which yields MHQGYPTETLIRYLKAREWNAPKAHKMLVDCLNWRIQNEIDDILSKPIIPTDLYRSIRDSQLIGLSGYSKEGLPVFAIGVGLSTYDKASVHYYVQSHIQINEYRDRVVLPNATKKYGRHIGTCFKILDMTGLKLSAMSQIKLLTAISTVDDLNYPEKTDTYYIVNVPYIFSACWKVVKPLLQERTRRKVKVLQGCGRDELLKVIDNESLPHFCRREGSGSSRYSSDKANDCFSLDHPFHQQLYSYMKQQAMGPDSVAPIKQGSFHVDVPEPALEDAKIVKRIESELHKISGECNGLTHTLSDVKIDAA from the exons CTGGTGGATTGTTTGAATTGGAGGATACAAAATGAGATTGATGACATATTATCT AAACCTATCATCCCAACAGATTTGTACAGATCAATACGTGACTCGCAACTTATCGGATTATCTGGGTACTCAAAGGAG GGCCTTCCTGTGTTCGCAATTGGTGTTGGGCTTAGTACGTATGACAAAGCATCA gTCCATTACTACGTGCAATCACATATTCAGATCAATGAGTACCGAGATCGTGTGGTTTTG CCCAATGCGACAAAGAAGTATGGGCGGCACATAGGCacttgtttcaaaattttggatatgACTGGTCTAAAGCTCTCAGCTATGAGCCAAATAAAG TTATTGACCGCAATATCCACTGTTGATGACCTGAATTATCCGGAGAAGACGGACACTTATTACATAGTTAATGTACCTTATATATTTTCAGCGTGTTGGAAG GTTGTGAAGCCTCTTTTGCAAGAAAGGACAAGAAGGAAAGTAAAAGTTTTGCAAGGATGTGGCAGGGATGAGTTGTTGAAG gtTATCGACAACGAATCCCTTCCCCATTTCTGTAGAAGAGAAGGTTCCGGATCGTCGCGCTATTCATCAGACAAAGCCAACGACTGCTTCTCGTTGGACCACCCATTCCACCAGCAACTGTACAGCTACATGAAGCAGCAAGCGATGGGGCCGGACTCGGTCGCACCGATAAAACAAGGATCCTTTCATGTCGACGTGCCCGAGCCCGCCCTAGAAGACGCAAAAATTGTTAAAAGGATCGAGTCCGAGCTCCACAAAATAAGCGGGGAGTGCAACGGGCTCACGCACACCCTCAGTGACGTGAAAATAGATGCTGCATAA